A part of Lacibacter sp. H407 genomic DNA contains:
- a CDS encoding methionine aminotransferase, translated as MQIKSKLPNVGTTIFTVMSALATEHKAVNLGQGFPDFPMSEELTGKVAEAMKNGHNQYAPMPGLIGLRESIAEKVEFLYQTKVNPDTEITITPGGTYAIYSSLTAILQPGDEVILFEPAYDSYIPNIEINGAKAVPLPLTYPDYKIDWELVRASITAKTKAILINSPHNPTGSVLDKNDIAELKSIVAGTNIFIVSDEVYEHLIYDQLPHESMLKYPELFERSFVNFSFGKTYHCTGWKLGYCIAPAAFTKEFRKVHQFNCFSCFTPAQVALADYLKNKDAYLSLPRFMQQKRDYFIELMKQTKFDLLPTSGSYFVCASYGRISDEADKDLAIRLTKEAGVATIPLSAFYHNQKDDKVVRFCFSKQNRTLQQAVERLMKI; from the coding sequence ATGCAGATCAAAAGTAAACTTCCCAATGTTGGTACGACCATTTTCACCGTGATGAGTGCGTTGGCAACCGAACATAAAGCAGTGAACCTCGGGCAAGGATTCCCCGATTTTCCGATGAGTGAAGAACTGACAGGGAAAGTTGCTGAAGCAATGAAGAATGGGCATAATCAATATGCACCCATGCCGGGATTGATTGGTTTGCGTGAAAGCATCGCCGAGAAAGTAGAATTTCTTTATCAAACAAAAGTGAACCCTGATACAGAGATCACGATTACACCCGGCGGTACGTATGCGATTTATTCGTCGTTGACTGCGATTCTGCAACCGGGCGATGAAGTGATCTTGTTTGAACCGGCTTACGACAGTTATATCCCCAACATTGAGATCAATGGAGCAAAAGCAGTTCCGCTTCCATTAACGTATCCTGATTATAAAATTGATTGGGAGTTGGTGCGTGCATCCATCACCGCAAAAACAAAAGCGATTCTCATTAACTCACCGCATAATCCAACAGGAAGTGTGTTGGATAAAAATGATATAGCTGAATTAAAATCGATTGTTGCCGGTACAAATATTTTTATTGTGAGTGATGAAGTGTATGAACATTTGATCTATGATCAATTGCCACACGAAAGCATGTTGAAGTATCCGGAGTTATTTGAACGCAGCTTTGTGAATTTTTCGTTTGGCAAAACCTATCATTGCACAGGTTGGAAGCTGGGTTATTGTATTGCTCCTGCTGCTTTTACAAAAGAGTTCAGGAAAGTGCATCAATTCAACTGTTTCAGTTGCTTTACACCAGCACAGGTTGCGTTGGCTGACTATTTAAAAAATAAGGATGCTTATTTATCGCTGCCACGTTTTATGCAACAGAAGCGTGATTATTTTATAGAGTTGATGAAACAGACAAAATTTGATTTGCTTCCTACGAGTGGCAGTTATTTTGTTTGTGCAAGCTATGGCCGCATCAGTGATGAAGCAGATAAAGATCTGGCAATACGTTTAACAAAAGAAGCGGGTGTTGCTACCATTCCGCTCTCTGCTTTTTATCATAACCAGAAAGATGATAAGGTGGTGCGTTTTTGTTTCAGCAAACAAAACAGAACTTTGCAACAGGCGGTTGAACGATTGATGAAGATTTGA
- a CDS encoding methyltransferase family protein, protein MLLLTIWVFYFFVHSLLANEAVKDRLTNSFRLSKQVYRRLYNLLNLLGLPAILWLHFITPSTYLFAGNTVSFATGLLLAITGLWLMMLAAKSYDLRVFFGFGTETKMPLQIKGLHRYMRHPLYSGTLLLCFGICMAFPQLKNWYVLLLMFVYLLIGIWLEEKKLIRHFGDAYVQYKKRVKRLIPGVL, encoded by the coding sequence ATGCTCCTGCTTACCATATGGGTTTTCTACTTTTTCGTGCACAGTCTTTTGGCAAACGAAGCCGTAAAAGACAGGCTGACAAACAGTTTCAGGTTGTCGAAGCAAGTGTACAGACGATTGTATAACTTATTGAATCTGCTAGGGTTACCTGCCATTTTGTGGTTGCATTTCATTACTCCATCAACCTATTTATTTGCAGGTAACACAGTTTCTTTCGCTACAGGTTTACTCTTAGCAATAACTGGTTTGTGGCTGATGATGCTGGCTGCCAAAAGCTACGACCTTCGTGTTTTTTTTGGTTTTGGTACTGAAACAAAAATGCCGCTGCAGATAAAGGGGTTGCATCGTTATATGCGTCACCCGCTTTATAGTGGTACGCTTTTGTTGTGTTTTGGCATCTGCATGGCTTTTCCACAATTGAAAAACTGGTATGTCTTACTATTGATGTTTGTGTATCTACTGATCGGTATTTGGTTGGAAGAAAAAAAACTTATCCGGCATTTTGGCGATGCGTATGTGCAGTATAAGAAAAGAGTAAAACGACTCATCCCCGGAGTACTATGA
- a CDS encoding M20 family metallo-hydrolase has product MANQDISQLHAEALELLKQLIATPSFSKEENETAEILIHFFAQKGIEHFRVGNNVYAKNKFYDASKPSVLLNSHHDTVKPNAKYTKDPFEPIIEDGKLYGLGSNDAGGCLVSLIATFLYYYEKENLSHNVVFAASAEEEISGVNGIELVLPYLGNINFGIVGEPTKMDMAVAERGLMVIDCIAQGKAGHAARKEGVNALYIAVDDIEWIRNYKFDKVSPLLGESMLTATVIGTENQQHNVVPPQCKFVIDVRVNELYTFDEILGELKQNLKSQFKPRTTRMKSTSIPMDHPLVKAGIELGRGYYGSPTTSDKALMPFPALKMGPGDSARSHTADEYIYIDEIKGGIELYIQLLDKIL; this is encoded by the coding sequence ATGGCAAACCAGGACATCAGCCAACTTCACGCAGAGGCTCTTGAATTGTTAAAGCAGCTGATCGCCACTCCGTCTTTTTCAAAAGAGGAAAACGAAACTGCAGAAATTCTCATTCACTTTTTTGCACAAAAAGGAATTGAACATTTCCGTGTTGGCAACAACGTATATGCAAAGAATAAGTTTTACGATGCATCCAAACCATCGGTATTACTTAATTCGCATCATGATACGGTGAAGCCAAATGCGAAGTACACAAAAGATCCATTTGAACCAATTATTGAAGATGGAAAATTGTATGGTCTTGGCAGTAATGATGCCGGCGGTTGTTTGGTGAGCTTGATTGCTACATTTCTTTATTACTACGAAAAAGAAAATCTTTCACACAACGTAGTGTTTGCAGCAAGCGCCGAAGAAGAGATCAGCGGGGTAAACGGTATTGAACTGGTGTTACCTTATCTCGGCAATATCAACTTTGGTATTGTAGGTGAGCCAACAAAAATGGACATGGCTGTTGCCGAGCGTGGATTGATGGTGATCGACTGTATTGCACAAGGTAAGGCTGGTCATGCTGCACGCAAAGAAGGTGTGAATGCATTATATATTGCAGTTGATGATATTGAATGGATCAGAAATTATAAGTTCGACAAAGTAAGTCCGCTACTTGGTGAATCAATGTTGACGGCCACTGTAATTGGTACAGAGAACCAACAGCACAATGTAGTACCACCTCAATGCAAGTTTGTGATTGATGTACGTGTGAACGAGCTTTATACGTTTGATGAAATTCTTGGAGAGTTAAAACAAAACCTCAAGAGCCAGTTCAAGCCACGTACAACAAGAATGAAGTCAACTTCTATCCCCATGGATCATCCATTGGTGAAAGCAGGAATAGAATTAGGTCGTGGTTATTATGGATCACCAACAACAAGCGACAAAGCATTAATGCCTTTCCCCGCATTGAAAATGGGTCCCGGTGATAGTGCAAGAAGTCATACTGCCGATGAGTATATTTATATCGATGAGATCAAAGGTGGGATTGAGTTGTACATTCAGTTATTAGATAAGATTCTTTAA
- a CDS encoding M24 family metallopeptidase, with protein sequence MRRLLFFLFLLTSVRYVNAQAISMREQSRVIDEILADRFNNLLPTLMERNGIDLWVIVSREYNEDPVIRTMLPSTWISARRRTILVFYNNSATKQFEKIAIARYNVGDNIKAEWDMQKFPDQWDALMHIISTRNPKKIGINTSTHFGHADGIDVTDYNEMMAKLPAAFKSKVVSAATLAVNWLETRTEREMQLYPQLVYETRKIIEEGFSEKVITPGITTTDDVVWWFREKIRSMGYSTWFHPSVSIQRNDPQNFEHLRSFSNRPKDDVIQPGDLLHVDIGITYLRLNTDVQEHAYVKRPGETEVPKNIRDAFTKANRLQDILTSQFKFGKTGNQILADALAQAKKENIAAVIYTHPLGFHGHAAGPTIGMWDQQGGVPGSGDFPMNYRTAYSIELNAATDIPEWKKSIRIMLEQDGYFDENGFRYIGGRQKEIYLIPRATKTTGD encoded by the coding sequence ATGAGAAGATTACTTTTTTTCCTGTTTTTACTCACGTCCGTTCGTTATGTTAATGCGCAGGCAATTTCAATGCGGGAGCAATCACGTGTTATTGATGAAATTCTTGCAGATCGTTTTAATAACCTGTTGCCAACATTGATGGAACGCAATGGTATCGATTTATGGGTGATTGTTTCAAGAGAGTATAATGAAGATCCTGTTATACGCACCATGTTACCTTCCACCTGGATATCTGCAAGGCGAAGAACCATTCTTGTTTTTTACAACAATTCGGCAACAAAGCAATTTGAAAAAATTGCGATCGCACGGTATAATGTTGGCGACAATATCAAAGCAGAATGGGATATGCAAAAATTCCCGGATCAATGGGATGCGTTGATGCATATCATCAGCACAAGAAATCCAAAAAAGATCGGTATCAATACGTCCACTCATTTTGGACATGCAGATGGAATAGATGTAACAGATTACAATGAAATGATGGCAAAGCTTCCTGCAGCCTTCAAATCAAAAGTGGTGAGTGCTGCAACGCTTGCAGTGAATTGGTTAGAAACAAGAACAGAAAGGGAGATGCAGCTTTATCCGCAACTGGTGTATGAAACAAGAAAAATTATTGAAGAAGGATTTTCTGAAAAAGTAATTACACCGGGCATTACCACAACCGATGATGTGGTGTGGTGGTTTCGTGAAAAGATCAGAAGCATGGGATACAGTACATGGTTTCATCCATCTGTTTCTATTCAACGAAACGATCCGCAAAACTTTGAACATCTTCGCAGTTTTTCCAATCGACCAAAAGATGATGTAATTCAACCCGGCGATCTGTTACATGTAGATATTGGCATTACCTATCTGCGATTGAATACCGATGTACAGGAACATGCCTATGTAAAAAGGCCCGGCGAAACAGAAGTGCCGAAAAATATCCGTGATGCATTTACAAAAGCAAACCGCTTGCAGGATATTCTTACATCACAATTCAAATTTGGCAAAACCGGTAACCAGATTTTAGCAGATGCGTTGGCGCAGGCAAAAAAAGAAAATATTGCTGCAGTGATCTATACGCATCCATTAGGTTTTCATGGTCATGCTGCCGGCCCAACTATTGGCATGTGGGATCAACAGGGCGGTGTACCCGGTTCAGGCGATTTTCCCATGAACTACCGTACAGCTTACAGTATTGAACTGAACGCTGCAACCGATATTCCGGAGTGGAAAAAGAGCATTCGCATTATGCTGGAGCAGGATGGTTATTTTGATGAGAATGGTTTCCGTTACATTGGCGGGCGACAGAAAGAAATTTATCTGATTCCAAGAGCAACGAAAACAACCGGAGACTGA
- a CDS encoding lysophospholipid acyltransferase family protein translates to MYYLVFGILYVFSLLPMRVLYLISDLGAFVLQKVLRYRIDVVMNNLTQAFPEKTAIEKKQIANKFYHNFCDNWIETIKLLSISKETMNKRLSGNFEVFHQLFATGKAVQVNLGHFFNWEMMTLHAGINQPYTFLTVYLPQSNQVMNRLICYIRGRWGNPLLSSNDMARAIIPWRKKQYLLALGADQRPVTPDNAYWLNFLNKPAGFVKGPEKFARVQSIPVVMMTTTRVKRGHYHFDYFLLCEDPKSLPDGELIRRYVRHLEENIHLQPDLYLWSHKRWKHQWKDDYAKLWVDDVEMPISK, encoded by the coding sequence ATGTACTACTTAGTTTTTGGAATATTATATGTGTTTTCGTTGTTACCCATGCGTGTACTTTATCTGATCTCAGATTTGGGTGCTTTTGTTTTGCAAAAAGTTCTACGCTATCGGATAGATGTTGTGATGAACAACCTCACACAGGCATTTCCTGAAAAAACAGCGATTGAAAAAAAGCAAATTGCCAATAAGTTCTATCATAATTTTTGTGACAACTGGATTGAAACAATCAAACTGCTTTCCATCAGTAAGGAAACAATGAACAAACGGTTGAGTGGCAACTTTGAAGTGTTTCATCAACTGTTTGCAACAGGTAAAGCCGTGCAGGTAAACCTCGGCCATTTTTTTAATTGGGAAATGATGACGTTGCATGCCGGTATCAATCAACCCTATACATTTCTTACCGTTTATCTTCCGCAAAGTAACCAGGTAATGAACCGGCTCATTTGTTATATCCGTGGGCGGTGGGGTAATCCCTTGCTTTCAAGCAACGACATGGCGAGAGCCATTATCCCTTGGCGAAAAAAACAATACCTCCTTGCATTGGGTGCTGATCAACGACCGGTAACACCCGACAATGCATATTGGCTCAATTTTTTAAACAAGCCCGCCGGTTTTGTAAAAGGCCCTGAAAAGTTTGCACGTGTACAATCGATTCCTGTTGTAATGATGACGACCACCCGTGTGAAAAGAGGCCATTATCATTTTGATTATTTTCTATTGTGTGAAGATCCTAAGTCGTTACCCGATGGAGAATTGATCCGCCGTTATGTACGGCACCTCGAAGAAAACATCCACTTACAACCCGATCTGTATTTATGGAGCCATAAACGTTGGAAGCATCAATGGAAAGATGACTATGCAAAGTTGTGGGTGGATGATGTGGAGATGCCGATTTCGAAATAA
- a CDS encoding aspartate aminotransferase family protein, producing MNLFDVYPINNIAISKAKGTYVWDDQGEQYLDLYGGHAVISIGHTHPHWVKRIEEQLNKIAFYSNSIKIPLQEELAVKLGKISGKEDYQLFLCNSGAEANENALKLASFHNGRKKIVAFKKAFHGRTSLAVSATDNKNYIAPVNETDNVIFLPLNDEAALEACFKKQGDEISSVIIEGIQGVGGINVAENSFLKKIRSLCDQYGAVYIADSVQCGYGRSGKFFSHDFAGVNADIYSMAKGMGNGFPIGGIIIAPHIKPKHFQLGTTFGGNHLACAAALAVLEVMEEEKLMGNAVMIGKYLREELEKIEELENVRGRGLMIGFDVPEEYKELKKNLLLNQKIFTGEAKPNVIRLLPSLGLKKRDAEMFIDAVKEELEAMKG from the coding sequence ATGAACTTATTCGACGTTTACCCAATTAACAACATCGCCATTTCAAAAGCCAAGGGCACATATGTATGGGATGATCAAGGCGAACAGTATTTAGATCTTTACGGAGGTCATGCCGTGATCAGTATCGGACACACACATCCGCATTGGGTAAAACGAATTGAAGAGCAATTGAATAAAATTGCGTTCTACTCCAATTCCATTAAAATTCCATTACAAGAAGAATTAGCAGTGAAGCTTGGAAAAATAAGTGGTAAAGAAGATTACCAACTTTTCCTTTGCAATTCAGGAGCTGAAGCAAACGAGAATGCATTGAAGCTGGCAAGCTTTCACAACGGACGTAAGAAAATTGTGGCTTTTAAAAAAGCATTCCACGGTCGCACATCACTCGCCGTTAGCGCAACTGATAATAAAAATTACATCGCACCGGTAAATGAAACCGATAATGTGATCTTTCTTCCGTTGAATGATGAAGCAGCGTTGGAAGCTTGCTTTAAAAAGCAAGGCGATGAAATTTCTTCGGTGATCATTGAGGGGATTCAAGGTGTTGGCGGTATTAATGTTGCAGAAAATTCATTCCTCAAAAAGATCCGTTCACTCTGTGATCAATACGGTGCAGTTTACATTGCTGACAGTGTACAGTGTGGTTATGGCAGAAGCGGTAAGTTTTTCAGTCATGATTTTGCAGGCGTAAATGCGGATATCTACAGCATGGCAAAAGGTATGGGCAATGGTTTCCCGATCGGTGGGATCATTATTGCGCCACACATCAAACCCAAACATTTTCAGTTAGGCACAACTTTCGGCGGAAATCATTTGGCTTGTGCTGCTGCATTAGCAGTATTGGAAGTAATGGAAGAAGAGAAGCTGATGGGCAATGCGGTAATGATCGGTAAATATTTACGTGAGGAATTAGAAAAGATTGAAGAGCTTGAAAATGTAAGAGGCCGTGGTTTAATGATCGGCTTCGATGTACCTGAAGAATACAAGGAACTTAAGAAAAATTTATTGCTCAATCAAAAGATCTTCACCGGCGAAGCAAAACCGAATGTGATCCGTTTGCTGCCAAGCCTTGGTTTGAAGAAGAGAGATGCAGAAATGTTTATTGATGCAGTGAAGGAAGAACTTGAAGCGATGAAAGGTTAA
- the argH gene encoding argininosuccinate lyase, whose product MKLWSKENSSTSALVEQFTVGRDKEFDLLLAKYDVQGSIAHVTMLGEVGLMSKEEAEIAVNGLKEIAATIELGSFIIEEGIEDVHSQVEYLLTQKIGDVGKKIHSGRSRNDQVAVDIKLYLRAEINNIKDEVKNLFDLLVKTGDQHKNTLLPGYTHLQIAMPSSVGLWLGAYAESLVDDLELLAAAYQVANKNPLGSGAGYGSSFPLSRKRTTELLQFSTLNWNSVYAQMSRGKTEKVTSIGMSSVAATLSKLAMDCCLYMNQNFGFISFPDELTTGSSIMPHKKNPDVFELIRAKCNRIQSIPNELTLLINNLPSGYHRDMQLTKEILFPAIEELKACLQLMQLMLSNMKVKENILTDEKYKYLFSVEAVNELVNKGVPFREAYQQVGNSINKGEFEYDLQQLHHTHEGSIGNLCSEEIKAEMEKVIEKFGA is encoded by the coding sequence ATGAAACTCTGGAGCAAAGAAAACAGCAGCACATCAGCATTGGTAGAACAATTCACCGTTGGTCGTGATAAAGAATTTGATTTGCTCCTGGCAAAGTACGATGTACAAGGTTCCATTGCGCATGTTACCATGTTAGGCGAAGTGGGTTTGATGAGCAAAGAAGAAGCAGAAATTGCAGTAAATGGGTTGAAAGAAATTGCAGCAACAATTGAGCTTGGCTCTTTCATTATTGAAGAAGGAATTGAAGATGTGCACTCACAGGTTGAATACCTGCTCACACAAAAGATAGGTGACGTTGGTAAGAAAATCCACAGCGGAAGAAGCAGAAATGACCAAGTTGCTGTTGATATTAAATTATACCTGCGTGCAGAGATCAACAACATCAAAGACGAAGTAAAAAATCTGTTTGATCTGTTGGTGAAAACAGGTGATCAGCATAAGAATACATTATTGCCCGGCTATACTCATTTGCAGATTGCCATGCCCTCATCCGTTGGTTTATGGTTGGGTGCATATGCTGAAAGTTTGGTAGATGATCTGGAATTGTTAGCAGCAGCATACCAAGTGGCCAATAAAAATCCATTGGGCAGCGGTGCAGGCTATGGTTCATCTTTTCCGCTCAGCAGAAAACGCACAACAGAATTGTTACAGTTTAGTACGCTTAACTGGAATAGTGTGTATGCACAAATGAGCCGTGGTAAAACAGAGAAAGTAACAAGCATCGGTATGAGTTCTGTTGCAGCAACACTCAGCAAACTGGCGATGGATTGTTGCTTGTACATGAACCAAAACTTTGGTTTCATTTCATTTCCCGATGAGTTGACAACAGGCAGCAGCATTATGCCTCACAAGAAAAACCCCGATGTGTTTGAACTCATCCGTGCAAAATGCAATCGCATTCAATCGATCCCAAATGAATTGACATTGCTCATCAATAATCTGCCCTCCGGTTATCACCGTGATATGCAGTTGACAAAGGAAATTCTGTTTCCTGCAATCGAAGAACTGAAAGCATGTTTGCAACTCATGCAACTAATGCTCAGCAATATGAAGGTGAAAGAAAATATTCTTACCGATGAAAAGTATAAATATCTATTTAGTGTGGAAGCTGTAAATGAGCTGGTGAACAAAGGAGTGCCGTTCCGTGAAGCCTATCAGCAAGTTGGGAATTCCATTAACAAAGGAGAGTTTGAATACGATCTGCAACAATTGCATCATACCCATGAGGGAAGCATTGGTAACCTTTGCAGTGAAGAAATAAAAGCAGAGATGGAAAAGGTGATTGAAAAATTCGGGGCATAA
- the argB gene encoding acetylglutamate kinase: protein MDKLIVIKIGGNIVDDETKLSSFLQSFAAEEGRKILIHGGGKVATKVGESLGIESKYVDGRRITDAATIDLVTMVYAGLINKKVIAQLQALNCNAIGVTGADGNLIPANKRPVKEIDYGFVGDVKSDKINAQSWSSLLDHGFVPVVAPITHDGNGQLLNTNADTIAQEVAKAMSSLYEVSLIYSFEKAGVLLDANDDTTVISNIDPSSYQELKAEGKIFAGMIPKLDNAFAALNSGVKKVVIGKAEQLKDLINGESGTSITNS, encoded by the coding sequence ATGGATAAGCTGATTGTTATAAAAATTGGGGGCAACATTGTAGATGATGAAACAAAGCTTTCATCGTTCCTGCAAAGTTTTGCTGCAGAGGAAGGAAGGAAGATCCTTATTCATGGTGGTGGTAAAGTTGCAACCAAGGTCGGTGAATCATTGGGCATCGAAAGTAAATATGTTGACGGACGACGTATTACCGATGCTGCAACCATAGATTTAGTAACGATGGTATATGCCGGTCTCATCAACAAAAAAGTAATTGCACAATTGCAGGCGCTCAACTGCAATGCAATTGGAGTTACTGGTGCAGATGGTAATTTAATTCCTGCCAACAAGCGTCCGGTAAAAGAAATTGATTACGGTTTTGTGGGTGATGTGAAGTCGGATAAGATCAACGCACAAAGCTGGAGCAGTTTGTTAGATCATGGATTTGTTCCGGTGGTAGCACCTATTACCCATGATGGTAATGGTCAACTACTCAATACCAATGCCGACACGATTGCACAGGAAGTAGCAAAAGCAATGAGCAGCTTGTACGAAGTAAGTCTTATCTACTCGTTTGAAAAAGCAGGTGTTTTACTCGATGCAAATGATGATACAACGGTTATCAGCAATATCGATCCATCATCGTATCAAGAATTAAAAGCAGAAGGAAAAATATTTGCGGGCATGATCCCGAAACTTGATAACGCATTTGCTGCGTTAAACAGTGGCGTAAAAAAAGTAGTAATTGGTAAAGCAGAGCAATTGAAAGATCTGATCAATGGAGAAAGCGGAACATCCATTACAAACAGTTAA
- a CDS encoding Gfo/Idh/MocA family protein, which translates to MNARRKFLEQSALLAAGGLLIPAFESNAFSIFKSRVSPSDQVNIGAIGIKGMGWSNVMAALKIPGVNLVAVCDVDKSVIDKRLDELSKKNIATSNIKRYGDYRKLLEQKDIDAVIIGTPDHWHALMMIHACEAGKDVYVEKPVGNSIIECNRMVAAQKRYNKIVQAGQWQRSQQHFKDAVAFVHSGQLGNIRTAKVWCYQGWMKPGPVVPDSAPPEGVDYKQWLGPAKTRPFNSSRFHFNFRWFWDYAGGLMTDWGVHLLDYALIGMKADLPISIAGLGGKFAYPDLYEETPDTLTTLYEFDKFNMVWDSAMGIDNGSYGRDHGIAFIGNNGTLILNRGGWEVIEERQSKNKVIMPFQKSADNGLDKHWVNFIAAVKSRKAEDLHCSIQAGAHVATVAQMGNISFRSGKKLLWNKAKGAFTDEAINKQYLLNEYHNGYKLPVV; encoded by the coding sequence ATGAATGCCCGCCGAAAGTTTCTTGAACAATCTGCCTTGCTGGCTGCAGGAGGTTTACTGATCCCTGCGTTTGAATCCAATGCATTTTCGATTTTCAAAAGTCGTGTTTCCCCTTCCGATCAGGTAAACATTGGTGCTATTGGCATTAAAGGAATGGGCTGGAGTAATGTAATGGCAGCATTAAAAATTCCGGGTGTAAATCTGGTGGCTGTTTGTGATGTTGACAAATCTGTTATCGATAAACGGCTGGACGAGCTGAGCAAAAAAAATATAGCTACTTCCAACATAAAAAGATATGGCGATTACCGGAAGCTGCTTGAGCAGAAAGATATTGATGCGGTCATCATTGGCACACCCGATCACTGGCATGCACTCATGATGATCCACGCATGTGAAGCAGGTAAAGATGTGTATGTCGAAAAGCCGGTTGGTAATTCTATTATTGAGTGTAACAGAATGGTAGCTGCACAAAAACGTTATAATAAAATTGTACAGGCCGGACAATGGCAACGCAGTCAGCAACATTTTAAAGATGCCGTTGCTTTTGTACATAGCGGGCAGTTGGGGAATATACGAACAGCGAAAGTTTGGTGCTATCAAGGGTGGATGAAACCCGGACCGGTTGTTCCTGATTCAGCACCGCCGGAAGGTGTGGATTATAAACAATGGCTTGGTCCTGCGAAAACAAGACCGTTTAACAGCAGCCGTTTTCATTTTAATTTCAGATGGTTTTGGGATTATGCCGGAGGATTGATGACAGACTGGGGTGTGCATTTATTAGATTATGCATTGATTGGTATGAAAGCCGATCTGCCGATCAGCATTGCCGGGCTTGGCGGAAAATTTGCTTACCCCGATTTATATGAAGAAACACCTGATACATTAACTACACTGTATGAGTTTGATAAATTCAACATGGTTTGGGATTCTGCAATGGGTATTGATAATGGTTCATACGGAAGAGATCATGGTATTGCGTTTATTGGCAATAACGGAACACTCATTTTAAATCGTGGTGGTTGGGAAGTAATTGAAGAGCGCCAAAGTAAAAATAAAGTGATCATGCCGTTTCAAAAATCAGCAGATAACGGGCTTGATAAACACTGGGTGAATTTTATTGCTGCTGTAAAGTCACGCAAAGCTGAAGATTTACATTGTTCTATACAAGCGGGGGCGCATGTAGCTACAGTAGCACAAATGGGAAATATTTCTTTCAGAAGTGGAAAAAAATTATTGTGGAACAAAGCCAAGGGTGCGTTTACGGATGAAGCAATTAACAAACAATATTTATTGAACGAATACCATAATGGATATAAGTTACCGGTTGTTTAA
- a CDS encoding acetylornithine carbamoyltransferase, producing MKQFISVHDVKDINAFVEKALAYKANPLKDQELGKGKRIGLIFLNPSLRTRLSTQVAAENLGMKPIVFNVGSEGWTWEFEEEAIMSGTTVEHVKDAAPILGNYFDVLAIRTFPTLQNKKDDYSELFIKQFIKYAGVPVVSLESSTLHPLQSLTDIITITETFKEKRKPKIVLTWAPHIKPLPQCVSNSFAQWINAWGEADFVITHPEDYELDEQFTNGATITHNQDEALKDADFVYVKNWSTYTDYGRIYCNDPAWMLTEEKLKTTNNAKVMHCLPVRRNVELSDEVLDSSNSIVTQQASNRVWAAQTVLAEILKGNG from the coding sequence TTGAAACAATTTATTTCCGTTCATGATGTAAAAGACATTAATGCTTTTGTTGAAAAAGCATTAGCCTACAAAGCCAACCCGCTGAAAGATCAGGAATTGGGTAAGGGCAAACGTATAGGTCTTATTTTTTTAAATCCCAGTTTACGTACACGCCTTAGTACGCAGGTTGCTGCAGAGAATCTTGGTATGAAGCCGATCGTATTCAATGTAGGCAGCGAAGGCTGGACATGGGAGTTTGAAGAAGAGGCCATCATGAGTGGTACAACGGTTGAGCATGTAAAAGATGCAGCGCCAATTCTTGGAAATTATTTTGATGTGCTGGCCATCCGCACATTCCCTACGTTGCAAAATAAGAAAGATGATTACAGTGAACTGTTCATTAAACAGTTCATCAAATATGCAGGTGTACCCGTGGTGAGTTTGGAAAGTTCAACATTGCATCCATTGCAATCCTTGACCGACATCATCACCATCACCGAAACATTCAAAGAAAAACGCAAACCCAAAATTGTATTAACATGGGCGCCACATATTAAACCGTTACCACAATGTGTGAGCAACAGTTTTGCACAATGGATCAATGCATGGGGGGAAGCTGATTTTGTCATTACTCATCCCGAAGATTATGAACTCGATGAGCAATTCACAAATGGAGCAACCATCACACACAACCAGGATGAAGCATTGAAAGATGCGGACTTTGTATATGTAAAGAACTGGAGCACTTATACTGATTATGGTCGCATTTACTGTAACGATCCTGCATGGATGCTCACAGAAGAAAAACTGAAAACAACCAACAATGCGAAAGTGATGCATTGCTTACCCGTTCGCAGAAATGTAGAATTAAGTGATGAAGTACTTGACAGCAGCAACAGTATTGTTACCCAACAGGCGAGCAATCGTGTATGGGCTGCACAAACTGTTTTGGCAGAAATACTAAAAGGAAATGGATAA